A single Lolium perenne isolate Kyuss_39 chromosome 6, Kyuss_2.0, whole genome shotgun sequence DNA region contains:
- the LOC127305837 gene encoding 7-deoxyloganetin glucosyltransferase-like, protein MSRPHAVLIPYPAQGHVTPMLHLAKVLHARGFFVTFVNSEYNHRRLLRSRGADSLAGLDDFRFETIPDGLPPCENDDVTQDIPSLCTSFAMHGAALLRDLLARLDDAGRPPVSCLIPDGVMSFALEVAEEMGIPALVFWTTSACGFMGYLHFAELIDRGYVPLKDESYLTNGYLDTVLDRVPGMPGIRLRDMPSFVRTTDRDDVMLNFDSGEAQNAHRAQGVIVNTFDAVEQDVVDALRRIFPRVYTVGPLPALAVAAARARPELEAIGGNLWKEDASCVAWLDAQQQPGSVVYVNFGSITVMSHAHLIEFAWGLARCGRPFLWVIRPDLVAGETALLPEEFADETKDRGIFLSWCPQEQVLGHPATGLFLTHSGWNSTQESICAGVPMICWPFFAEQMTNCRYVCAEWGIGLEIDSSVRREDVARLVLEAMDGDKGKDMRAKAAMWKEKAVAATEEGGTSSIGIGRLVEFLLGRSDPES, encoded by the exons ATGAGCCGCCCGCACGCGGTGCTCATCCCGTACCCGGCGCAGGGCCACGTCACGCCCATGCTGCACCTCGCCAAGGTGCTGCACGCCAGGGGCTTCTTCGTCACCTTCGTCAACTCCGAGTACAACCACCGCCGCCTGCTCCGATCCCGCGGCGCCGACTCGCTCGCCGGCCTCGACGACTTCCGGTTCGAGACCATCCCGGACGGCCTGCCGCCGTGCGAGAACGATGATGTCACGCAGGATATCCCCTCGCTGTGCACGTCCTTCGCCATGCACGGCGCCGCGCTCCTCAGGGACCTCCTGGCGAGGCTCGACGACGCCGGGAGGCCGCCGGTGAGCTGCCTTATACCTGACGGCGTGATGAGCTTCGCCCTGGAGGTGGCCGAGGAGATGGGCATCCCGGCCCTGGTGTTCTGGACCACCAGCGCGTGCGGCTTCATGGGGTACCTCCACTTCGCCGAGCTCATCGACAGAGGCTACGTGCCACTCAAAG ACGAGAGCTACCTGACCAACGGCTACCTGGACACGGTGCTGGACAGGGTGCCCGGGATGCCGGGGATACGGCTGCGGGACATGCCCAGCTTTGTCCGCACCACCGACCGGGACGACGTGATGCTCAACTTCGACAGCGGCGAGGCGCAGAACGCGCACCGCGCCCAGGGCGTCATCGTCAACACGTTCGACGCCGTCGAGCAGGACGTCGTCGACGCGCTCCGCCGCATCTTCCCGCGCGTCTACACCGTCGGTCCGCTCCCGGCGCTCGCGGTCGCCGCGGCGCGTGCGCGGCCGGAGCTTGAAGCGATCGGCGGCAACCTCTGGAAGGAGGACGCGAGCTGCGTCGCGTGGCTCGACGCCCAGCAGCAGCCCGGCTCCGTCGTGTACGTCAACTTCGGCAGCATCACGGTCATGTCGCACGCCCATTTGATCGAGTTCGCGTGGGGCCTGGCGCGCTGCGGCCGCCCGTTCCTGTGGGTCATCAGGCccgacctcgtcgccggcgagacAGCCTTGCTGCCGGAGGAGTTCGCCGATGAGACCAAAGACAGAGGTATCTTCCTGAGCTGGTGCCCGCAGGAGCAAGTCCTGGGTCATCCGGCGACCGGGCTGTTCCTGACGCACTCCGGGTGGAACTCGACGCAGGAGAGCATCTGCGCCGGCGTGCCGATGATCTGCTGGCCCTTCTTCGCCGAGCAGATGACCAACTGCCGTTACGTGTGCGCCGAGTGGGGCATCGGGCTCGAGATCGACAGCAGCGTGAGGAGGGAGGACGTGGCAAGGCTCGTGCTCGAGGCCATGGACGGCGACAAAGGCAAGGACATGAGAGCCAAGGCTGCGATGTGGAAGGAGAAGGCCGTAGCGGCGACAGAGGAAGGCGGGACATCGAGCATAGGGATTGGCCGTCTGGTCGAATTCTTGCTTGGAAGGAGTGATCCTGAAAGCTGA